The genomic segment AGCTGCAGAAGAAGCGGACCACGTGTCCGGCCCTGCAAAGCTGTCCCCAAAAACGGGGGGTGTGTGTCCGGGTTTATACCACCACGCCTAAGAAACCCAATTCGGCGTTGCGCAAGGTTGCGAGGGTGCGCCTCACCAACGGCATCGAGGTGACCACCTATATCCCTGGCGTGGGGCACAATCTCCAGGAGCACTCAGTGGTGCTCATCCGGGGAGGCCGGGTGAAGGATTTGCCGGGCGTGCGCTACCATGTGATTCGGGGTACCCTGGACGCCTCAGGGGTTCAGGATCGCCGGCGGGGACGGTCGAAATACGGGGCCAAGCGGCCGAAATAATTAGTGATCAGTGATCAGTGTTCAGTGGCCAGTTTCGCTGGCAACCGGCAGATGAGAACTGGCAAATTCATAAAGGTAGGAAGTTATGCCGAGAAAAGGCGGAGTGGTCAAGCGGCCGGTGCCTCAGGACCTGAAGTACAACGATGTCCTGGTGAGCCGGTTCATCAACGGGCTGATGGAGCGGGGCAAGAAAAGCACGGCCCAGCGCATCCTTTATAACGCCATGGAGCTGATGGGGCAGCGGGGCAACGACGATCCTCTGAAGCTCTTTCATCAGGCGGTGGAAAATGTCAAGCCGTTGATCGAAGTAAAATCCCGCCGGGTGGGCGGCGCCACTTATCAGGTGCCCATCGAAGTCCGGGCCGACCGCCGGGCCTCTCTGGCCATCCGCTGGCTGATCAACTACTCCAAGGCCCGGAGCGAAAAGTCCATGGAGGCCAAGCTGGCCGCAGAATTGTTGGATGCGGCCAACAACCGGGGCACCTCCATTAAAAAACGGGAAGATACGCATAAGATGGCCGAAGCGAACAAGGCCTTTGCGCATTATAGATGGTAACAAAACCGTTT from the Desulfobaccales bacterium genome contains:
- the rpsL gene encoding 30S ribosomal protein S12, yielding MPTINQLVRKGRELQKKRTTCPALQSCPQKRGVCVRVYTTTPKKPNSALRKVARVRLTNGIEVTTYIPGVGHNLQEHSVVLIRGGRVKDLPGVRYHVIRGTLDASGVQDRRRGRSKYGAKRPK
- the rpsG gene encoding 30S ribosomal protein S7 → MPRKGGVVKRPVPQDLKYNDVLVSRFINGLMERGKKSTAQRILYNAMELMGQRGNDDPLKLFHQAVENVKPLIEVKSRRVGGATYQVPIEVRADRRASLAIRWLINYSKARSEKSMEAKLAAELLDAANNRGTSIKKREDTHKMAEANKAFAHYRW